Sequence from the Pirellulales bacterium genome:
TTTCTCGACGACGTGAAAGCGCGTCGCAAGCCGCAGACGCACCTCGGCTATCGCAACCGGCTGGCGCGGGCGCTGGGAATCATCGGTCCCCGAACGCTCGTGCAAGAGATTTGCAAGCTGCACCTTGCCCGCCTCGAACAGCGGATGACGGCCGACTACAGTCCGTCGACCGTGAAAGACACGATTGCGGCCGTGCAGGCGGTCTTTGCCTGGGCGGTCCGGCTCGACGTGCTGGTCGTCAATCCGCTGATCGGCTACAAGAAACCGCAAGCGCTGACGCGGTCGCGGGTCATCACCGACGCCGAGTTCGACCTGCTCCTGCAGAAGTCGGATACGAGCTTTCAGAACGTCTTGCAGGCCCTCCGCTGGACTGGCTGCCGACCCGGCGAGATTCGGACGTTGACCTGGGATTGCGTCGATCTCGACGCAGGGATGTGGATTCTCAAGGATCACAAGACGATCACGCAGCAGCGTCGGCCTCGGCCCCGCATCATTCCGCTGCCGGACGTTATCTGGAACCTGTGTCGGGAGCTTGCC
This genomic interval carries:
- a CDS encoding tyrosine-type recombinase/integrase, which translates into the protein MARRTTGKPWLHEPSGYWCTSVARRRIYLDKDYKVACRKLRELRAEHLKTQQGAGSDWLRAPFADLADEFLDDVKARRKPQTHLGYRNRLARALGIIGPRTLVQEICKLHLARLEQRMTADYSPSTVKDTIAAVQAVFAWAVRLDVLVVNPLIGYKKPQALTRSRVITDAEFDLLLQKSDTSFQNVLQALRWTGCRPGEIRTLTWDCVDLDAGMWILKDHKTITQQRRPRPRIIPLPDVIWNLCRELAKQPHVPTDHVFLNARQGPYSKDALCRKMTRLRSRAKIEAKGGEQISLYSTRHTFGTEASGRVTDIELAALLGHTDCRTTQRYVHINTDRLREIQRRASRPIPENGAAP